A region of Nitrospinota bacterium DNA encodes the following proteins:
- the mutL gene encoding DNA mismatch repair endonuclease MutL codes for MATATSGRRIHILPHSLANQIAAGEVVERPFSVVKELVENALDAGATSVEVTVEGGGVRLIRVADDGCGMGPEDAQVAFERHATSKISSVDDLERVASLGFRGEALPSIASVSRCTLTTALPEDVGGTRVEVEGGRLIESKPMGCPPGTVVEVRDLFFNTPARRKFLRAPATELAQIAQTVTALALAHEGVAFKLVSAGRSVMAIPAVETLAERIASLFGRQMAEALLPVDGEGEWLSLRGMASPPTITRSSRDHQHLVLNGRPFRDRRLAFAISKAYEGLLPPGRHPVAVIRLAVDSDMVDVNVHPTKQEVRFQKPGEVFDLLRGSLKASLEGVRPVPAPAPPPRPLASESERRQRVGQAIESFLARSRPSGEALHPERPGLGALRQPTLSIARPQEELPSVLDGGRYVGQLYKTYLCFETEAGLLLVDQHAAHERVLYEQFASQSTDDRVATQELLVPLSLEVSPAEAAVLEDRAEILGEMGLGVEPFGGQTVLVKRVPALWGEDSVEEKVRSLFEALIALDGATPEEEAREKVLIATACQAALKSRRTMGEAEARSLVEALADCRSPLVCPHGRPVVLVMERAEMERRFQVK; via the coding sequence CGCAACGTCAGGTCGCCGCATCCACATTCTCCCACATTCCCTGGCCAATCAAATCGCCGCCGGGGAGGTGGTGGAGCGGCCGTTCTCTGTGGTCAAAGAGCTCGTCGAGAACGCCCTCGACGCCGGCGCCACCTCTGTCGAGGTGACAGTCGAGGGGGGAGGGGTCCGCCTTATCCGCGTGGCCGACGACGGCTGCGGCATGGGCCCAGAAGATGCGCAAGTCGCCTTCGAACGCCATGCCACGAGCAAAATCTCATCGGTCGATGACTTGGAACGGGTAGCCAGCCTGGGCTTCCGAGGAGAAGCGCTTCCCTCCATCGCCTCTGTTTCCCGATGCACCCTGACGACGGCGCTGCCCGAAGATGTGGGTGGAACTCGGGTGGAGGTTGAGGGGGGACGGCTTATAGAGTCCAAGCCGATGGGGTGTCCACCGGGCACCGTCGTTGAGGTCCGCGACCTCTTCTTCAACACCCCCGCCAGGCGCAAGTTCCTGCGCGCGCCGGCTACGGAGCTGGCCCAGATAGCCCAGACGGTGACCGCTCTGGCCCTGGCCCACGAGGGGGTGGCATTTAAGCTGGTCAGCGCCGGGCGCTCCGTGATGGCTATCCCGGCGGTCGAGACCCTGGCCGAGCGGATCGCGAGCCTCTTCGGCAGGCAAATGGCCGAGGCCCTCCTCCCTGTGGATGGAGAGGGGGAATGGCTTAGTTTGCGCGGCATGGCATCACCTCCCACCATCACCCGCTCCAGCCGCGACCACCAGCACCTCGTTCTCAACGGGCGTCCTTTCCGAGATCGCCGGCTCGCCTTTGCAATCTCTAAAGCGTACGAGGGGCTCCTGCCGCCGGGCCGTCATCCGGTGGCCGTCATCAGGCTGGCGGTTGACTCTGACATGGTGGACGTCAATGTACACCCGACCAAACAGGAGGTGCGTTTCCAGAAGCCGGGGGAGGTCTTCGACCTCCTTCGCGGCTCGCTGAAGGCGTCCCTGGAGGGAGTGCGGCCCGTGCCCGCCCCGGCTCCTCCTCCGCGTCCTCTAGCATCGGAGTCCGAGAGGCGCCAGAGGGTTGGGCAAGCAATCGAGAGCTTCTTGGCCCGGTCTCGCCCGTCCGGAGAGGCCCTCCATCCTGAGCGCCCAGGCCTCGGGGCGCTTCGGCAGCCGACCCTCTCTATCGCTCGGCCCCAGGAGGAGCTTCCTTCGGTCCTCGACGGAGGCCGCTACGTGGGTCAGCTGTACAAGACCTACCTCTGCTTCGAGACGGAGGCCGGGCTGCTCCTTGTAGACCAGCACGCGGCCCACGAGCGGGTTTTGTACGAGCAGTTCGCCTCCCAGAGTACCGATGATCGTGTGGCGACCCAGGAGCTCTTGGTGCCCCTGTCCCTGGAGGTTTCTCCTGCCGAGGCGGCGGTCCTGGAGGACCGGGCGGAGATTTTAGGCGAGATGGGCCTTGGGGTGGAGCCCTTCGGGGGCCAAACGGTGCTGGTCAAGCGGGTGCCCGCCCTGTGGGGCGAAGACTCCGTGGAGGAAAAGGTCCGCTCCCTTTTTGAAGCCCTCATCGCCCTAGACGGCGCTACCCCCGAGGAAGAGGCCAGGGAAAAGGTTCTCATCGCCACGGCCTGCCAGGCGGCGCTCAAGTCTCGCCGCACGATGGGCGAGGCCGAGGCCCGCTCGCTGGTTGAAGCCTTGGCCGACTGCCGCTCCCCGCTGGTCTGCCCCCACGGCCGGCCGGTCGTCCTTGTAATGGAAAGAGCTGAAATGGAGCGGCGCTTTCAGGTAAAATAG
- the guaB gene encoding IMP dehydrogenase, translated as MLNPEELTEGLTFDDLLLVPAHSKVLPGDCDTSTQLTRSIRLNIPLVSAPMDTVTMARLAIALAQEGGIGIIHRNLSPEAQAGEVDKVKRSESGMIVDPITMRPDQLVSEALELMARYRISGVPITEGPRLVGILTNRDLRFETEMTKKVSEVMTKEDLITAPEGTTLDDAIRLLHEHRIEKLLVVDDDFNLKGLITIKDIEKRRKYPLACKDSLGRLMVGAAVGVGPEMEYRLKGLVKAEVDVVVVDTAHGHSERVLEAVETIKGWYPDLQVVGGNVATAEGAEGLIQAGADAVKVGIGPGSICTTRMIAGVGVPQMTAIMDAAQAAERHGVPIIADGGIKFSGDVTKAMAAGAYSVMIGSLFAGTEESPGEMVLYQGRSYKVYRGMGSIGAMDEGARDRYAQEETFEASKLVPEGVEGRVPFKGSVADNVRQLVGGLQAGMGYCGCQTVEELRQNARFMRITQAGLRESHVHDVIITKEAPNYQRE; from the coding sequence ATGTTAAACCCCGAGGAGCTTACCGAAGGGCTCACCTTCGACGATCTGTTGCTCGTTCCGGCCCACTCGAAGGTTTTGCCCGGCGATTGTGACACCTCCACCCAGCTGACCCGCTCGATTCGGCTCAACATCCCCCTTGTGAGCGCTCCGATGGATACGGTGACGATGGCGCGCCTGGCGATCGCACTGGCCCAGGAGGGCGGCATCGGCATCATCCACCGGAACCTCTCGCCGGAGGCGCAGGCAGGCGAGGTGGATAAGGTCAAACGCTCCGAGAGCGGCATGATCGTAGACCCCATCACGATGCGGCCCGACCAACTGGTCTCCGAGGCCCTCGAGCTAATGGCCCGCTACCGCATCAGCGGTGTGCCCATCACAGAGGGCCCCCGGCTTGTCGGCATCCTCACCAACCGGGACCTTCGCTTTGAGACCGAGATGACCAAGAAGGTCAGTGAGGTCATGACCAAGGAGGACCTCATAACGGCGCCCGAGGGCACGACCCTCGATGATGCCATTCGCCTGCTTCACGAGCACCGGATTGAAAAGCTCCTCGTCGTGGACGACGACTTCAACCTCAAGGGATTGATCACCATCAAGGATATCGAGAAGCGCCGCAAGTACCCCCTCGCCTGCAAAGACTCTCTGGGGCGGCTCATGGTCGGAGCCGCCGTTGGGGTCGGCCCGGAGATGGAATACCGTCTCAAGGGCCTTGTCAAGGCCGAGGTGGACGTGGTGGTGGTGGATACCGCCCACGGCCACTCCGAGCGAGTCCTGGAGGCGGTGGAGACCATCAAGGGCTGGTACCCCGACCTTCAGGTGGTGGGCGGCAACGTGGCGACGGCCGAGGGGGCCGAGGGCCTAATCCAAGCCGGGGCCGACGCCGTCAAGGTGGGCATCGGACCAGGCTCCATCTGCACCACCCGCATGATAGCCGGCGTGGGGGTGCCCCAGATGACAGCCATCATGGATGCGGCACAGGCCGCCGAGCGCCACGGGGTGCCTATCATCGCCGACGGAGGCATCAAATTCTCCGGGGACGTAACCAAGGCAATGGCCGCAGGGGCCTATTCGGTAATGATCGGGAGCCTCTTCGCCGGAACCGAAGAGAGCCCCGGCGAGATGGTTCTCTATCAGGGCCGCTCCTACAAGGTCTACCGGGGGATGGGCTCCATCGGGGCGATGGATGAGGGCGCCAGGGACCGCTACGCCCAGGAGGAAACTTTCGAGGCCTCGAAGCTCGTGCCCGAAGGCGTGGAAGGCCGCGTCCCCTTCAAGGGCTCCGTGGCCGATAACGTCCGCCAGCTCGTCGGTGGCCTCCAGGCCGGAATGGGCTACTGCGGGTGCCAAACCGTCGAGGAGCTAAGGCAGAACGCCCGCTTTATGCGGATAACCCAAGCGGGGCTCCGCGAAAGCCACGTCCACGACGTCATCATCACCAAGGAAGCGCCCAACTACCAACGCGAGTAG